Proteins encoded by one window of Bradyrhizobium sp. B097:
- a CDS encoding L,D-transpeptidase, translating to MIMDRGIAGAMGKGALSGPRSPRLNRRAFLFGSAAGLAALGLAGCASDYMSLAEAEKVYGPVPDEKFPIPAVDVSKVKPQYFRKTVHYDSDEAPGTIIIDPSKYYVYRIEGEGNATRYGANVGRDGFRWSGEAYVGRKAEWPIWTPPKEMIARQPEAGKYARGMPGGLDNPLGARVLYLYQNGAYTLYTIYSTSDPETIGNGITSGCTGLLSQDMIDLYSRTPLKTKVIVLPA from the coding sequence ATGATCATGGACCGTGGAATTGCCGGTGCGATGGGCAAGGGCGCTCTGTCTGGGCCTCGGTCGCCGCGTCTCAACCGCCGGGCGTTTCTGTTCGGCTCCGCTGCCGGTCTTGCCGCACTGGGCCTGGCCGGTTGTGCATCCGACTACATGAGCCTGGCCGAGGCGGAGAAAGTCTACGGGCCCGTACCTGACGAGAAATTCCCGATCCCCGCGGTCGATGTTAGCAAGGTCAAACCGCAATATTTTCGCAAGACAGTGCACTACGACAGCGACGAGGCGCCCGGTACGATCATCATCGATCCGAGCAAGTACTATGTTTACCGCATTGAAGGTGAAGGAAACGCGACCCGCTATGGCGCCAATGTCGGCCGCGATGGATTCCGGTGGAGCGGGGAGGCTTATGTCGGGCGCAAAGCCGAATGGCCTATCTGGACGCCACCCAAGGAGATGATCGCGCGCCAGCCGGAGGCGGGCAAATATGCCCGCGGCATGCCGGGAGGTCTCGACAATCCACTCGGTGCCCGCGTGCTCTACCTCTATCAAAACGGGGCGTACACGCTGTACACGATCTATAGCACCAGCGACCCCGAAACGATCGGGAACGGCATTACGAGCGGCTGTACCGGCCTCCTCAGTCAGGACATGATCGACCTCTATTCGCGAACGCCGCTCAAAACGAAGGTGATCGTGCTCCCGGCCTAG
- a CDS encoding DUF763 domain-containing protein, translated as MARRTGSADLPLHGGRVPPWLAERMATLGAIITQAVVHHYGRDAFLQRLSHPFWFQSFGAVMGMDWHSSGITTSVIGALKRGLAPLQDELGIYVCGGRGKHSRRTPDELTALGDRTGFDGVALTRASRLVAKVDSAAVQDGFELYLHGFFVTADGQWTVVQQGMNDHKRQARRYHWHSEGLRSFVDEPHSAIDGPAQGEIVNLTDHRADASRQAQLDLLAALGPDGIAHEYAELTEKVAAQGDLLHLIMPAHHDVRSSDVFIRRLHGTLAAAAERGPLDFPELLLTPGVGARTVESLAMVAEVVHGTPYRFRDPARFSLAHGGKDRHPFPVPIKVYDETIGVLKSAVRQAKLGRDEELQALKRLDDQARRLELTATGPSFDAYVANERARSPDLDGRSVFGWEADLAGRDRITKP; from the coding sequence ATGGCCCGACGTACCGGCAGCGCCGATCTCCCGCTCCATGGTGGACGCGTGCCGCCGTGGCTGGCCGAGCGCATGGCGACGCTGGGCGCGATCATCACCCAGGCCGTGGTCCATCATTACGGCCGCGACGCGTTCCTGCAGCGGCTCTCGCATCCGTTTTGGTTCCAGTCGTTCGGCGCCGTGATGGGCATGGACTGGCATTCGTCTGGTATCACCACGAGCGTGATCGGCGCGCTCAAGCGCGGGCTCGCGCCACTGCAGGACGAGCTCGGCATCTACGTTTGCGGCGGCCGCGGCAAGCATTCGCGGCGCACGCCGGACGAGCTGACGGCGCTGGGCGACCGGACCGGCTTCGACGGCGTCGCCCTCACCCGCGCCAGCCGCCTGGTCGCCAAGGTCGACAGCGCCGCGGTCCAGGACGGTTTCGAGCTCTATCTGCATGGCTTCTTCGTCACCGCGGACGGGCAATGGACCGTGGTCCAGCAAGGCATGAACGATCACAAGCGCCAGGCGCGACGTTACCACTGGCATTCCGAGGGGCTGCGCAGCTTCGTCGATGAGCCGCACAGCGCGATCGATGGTCCAGCGCAGGGCGAGATCGTCAATCTCACCGATCACCGCGCCGACGCCTCGCGCCAGGCGCAGCTCGACTTGCTTGCCGCGCTCGGTCCCGATGGCATCGCGCATGAATATGCCGAGCTGACCGAGAAGGTGGCGGCGCAGGGCGATCTCTTGCACCTGATCATGCCCGCGCATCACGATGTGCGCTCGAGCGATGTCTTCATCCGCCGCCTGCACGGCACCCTCGCCGCCGCGGCCGAGCGCGGGCCGCTGGATTTCCCCGAGCTGCTGCTCACGCCCGGCGTCGGCGCCCGCACCGTGGAGTCCCTCGCCATGGTCGCCGAGGTCGTCCACGGGACGCCGTACCGTTTCCGCGATCCGGCGCGTTTCTCGCTCGCGCATGGCGGCAAGGACCGTCATCCGTTTCCGGTGCCGATCAAGGTCTATGACGAGACCATCGGCGTGCTGAAGTCGGCGGTGCGGCAGGCCAAGCTCGGCCGCGACGAGGAACTGCAGGCGCTGAAGCGGCTGGACGACCAGGCCCGCAGGCTTGAGCTGACCGCAACCGGCCCGTCCTTCGATGCTTACGTCGCCAACGAGCGCGCCCGTTCGCCTGACCTCGACGGCCGCTCGGTATTCGGCTGGGAGGCCGACCTCGCCGGCCGCGACCGCATCACCAAACCTTAG
- a CDS encoding TRAP transporter substrate-binding protein, whose translation MSFSRRTLLKVSAASAVLGGIGAPYVARAQSAEFSYKFANNLPESHPFVARAREMAAAIKTETNGRFDLQVFPNSQLGSDTDMLSQVRSGGVEFFTLSGLILATLVPAASINGIGFAFPDYPTVWKAMDGELGAYVRGEINKAGLEVMDKIWDNGFRQTTSSTKPITGPDDLKGFKIRVPVSPLWTSMFKAFDASPASINFSEVYSALQTKIVEGQENPLALISAAKLYEVQKYCSLTNHMWDGFWFLMNRRAWAALPDDIKTIVAKNVNAAAVKEREDTEKLNATVKQELTGKGLVFNQPEVGPFRDKLRAAGFYAEWKGKYGEKAWDLLEKSVGKLS comes from the coding sequence ATGAGCTTTTCACGACGCACGCTGCTGAAGGTCTCCGCCGCTTCCGCCGTCCTGGGCGGAATTGGCGCGCCGTATGTTGCGCGCGCCCAGTCGGCCGAGTTCTCGTACAAATTCGCCAACAATTTGCCGGAGTCGCATCCGTTCGTGGCGCGTGCCCGGGAGATGGCCGCGGCGATCAAGACCGAGACCAACGGCCGGTTCGACCTGCAGGTGTTCCCAAATAGCCAGCTCGGCTCCGATACGGACATGCTGAGCCAGGTGCGCTCCGGCGGCGTCGAGTTCTTCACGCTGTCCGGCCTGATTCTGGCGACCCTGGTGCCGGCAGCCTCGATCAACGGCATCGGTTTCGCATTCCCGGACTATCCCACGGTCTGGAAGGCCATGGATGGCGAGCTCGGCGCCTATGTGCGCGGCGAGATCAACAAGGCCGGCCTCGAGGTTATGGACAAGATCTGGGACAACGGCTTCCGCCAGACCACGTCGTCGACCAAGCCGATCACCGGTCCGGACGATCTCAAGGGCTTCAAGATCCGCGTGCCGGTGTCGCCGCTGTGGACCTCGATGTTCAAGGCGTTCGATGCATCGCCCGCCTCGATCAATTTCAGCGAGGTCTATTCGGCGCTGCAGACCAAGATCGTCGAAGGCCAGGAAAACCCGCTGGCGCTGATCTCGGCCGCCAAGCTGTATGAGGTGCAGAAGTACTGCTCGCTGACCAACCACATGTGGGACGGCTTCTGGTTCCTGATGAACCGCAGAGCCTGGGCGGCGCTGCCGGACGATATCAAGACCATCGTCGCCAAGAACGTCAACGCGGCCGCCGTCAAGGAGCGCGAGGACACCGAGAAGCTCAACGCCACCGTGAAGCAGGAGCTCACGGGCAAGGGCCTCGTGTTCAACCAGCCCGAGGTCGGGCCGTTCCGCGACAAGCTGCGCGCCGCCGGCTTCTACGCCGAGTGGAAGGGCAAGTACGGCGAGAAGGCCTGGGATCTGCTCGAGAAGTCCGTCGGCAAACTGTCCTGA
- a CDS encoding enoyl-CoA hydratase/isomerase family protein codes for MVDDVTIEKGLGPEGRIAVVRFDRGDGINALSPEALRQLTDAARSFEDDGETSVVVLTGGAKSFSAGFDLKDAEGRSRQTMDLGTLRRHLKLGPRLTRAWQEMEQVTIAAIEGFCVGGGVALAVALDFRVMARDAHLRVPEIALGMNMSWQSVPRMLHLMGPARTKQAVILADDRISADEAYEWGLVEQVTDPGKSYDAAMALAAKVAAQPPISVAMTKLTVNRLAHALDDLASHMDLDQFALASLTDDHKEGVAAFLGRRKPRFRGR; via the coding sequence GTGGTTGACGATGTGACGATCGAAAAGGGCCTCGGACCGGAGGGGCGCATCGCGGTGGTCCGTTTCGACCGCGGCGACGGTATCAACGCGCTGTCGCCGGAGGCACTGCGGCAGTTGACCGATGCGGCGCGCAGCTTCGAGGACGATGGCGAGACCTCGGTGGTGGTGCTGACCGGCGGCGCCAAATCGTTCAGCGCCGGCTTCGACCTCAAGGATGCCGAGGGACGCTCGCGCCAGACCATGGATCTGGGCACGCTGCGCCGTCACCTGAAGCTCGGGCCGCGGCTGACGCGCGCCTGGCAGGAGATGGAGCAGGTCACGATCGCCGCGATCGAGGGCTTTTGCGTCGGTGGCGGCGTAGCGCTCGCGGTCGCGCTGGATTTCCGGGTCATGGCGCGCGATGCGCATCTGCGCGTGCCGGAGATCGCGCTCGGCATGAACATGAGCTGGCAGAGCGTGCCGCGCATGCTGCATCTGATGGGGCCGGCGCGCACCAAGCAGGCCGTGATCCTGGCCGACGACCGGATCTCGGCTGACGAGGCTTACGAATGGGGCCTGGTGGAGCAGGTGACTGATCCGGGCAAATCGTATGACGCTGCGATGGCGCTCGCGGCCAAGGTCGCCGCCCAGCCGCCGATTTCGGTGGCGATGACCAAGCTGACGGTCAACCGGCTGGCGCATGCGCTCGACGATCTCGCCAGCCACATGGATCTCGACCAGTTCGCGCTGGCGAGCCTGACCGACGACCACAAGGAGGGCGTCGCGGCCTTCCTCGGACGGCGCAAGCCGCGCTTCAGGGGGCGCTGA